The following coding sequences lie in one Xylocopa sonorina isolate GNS202 chromosome 7, iyXylSono1_principal, whole genome shotgun sequence genomic window:
- the Glys gene encoding glycogen [starch] synthase isoform X2, with amino-acid sequence MYQRRKWVINIVSSVLTTRPRHVQKSKRQTFRITVHYIWLYKFYAIKDSKAFIEVVTGTWLVDGNPQIILFDIGSAAWKLDEYKQELWNTCNVGIPHLDIEANDAVILGYLVCQFISEFRQAAEGYSDVLPRIVVHCHEWQAGVGLIALRTRHVDVATIFTTHATLLGRYLCAGKIDFYNNLDKFNVDEEAGKRQIYHRYCMERAAVHLAHIFTTVSDITGLEAEHLLRRKPDIITPNGLNVKKFAALHEFQNLHAVSKEKIHEFVRGHFYGHYDFDLDKTLYFFIAGRYEFGNKGADIFIEALARLNHYLKTSRSDITVVAFLIFPARTNNFNVESLRGHAVTKSLRDTINDIQQKIGKRMYEVCLSGRMPDPQDFLEKEDTIKIKRCLYALQRNGLPPVTTHNVIDDWNDPILNAIRRCNLFNTVNDRVKIVFHPEFLSSTNPLFGLDYEEFVRGCHLGVFPSYYEPWGYTPAECTVMGIPSITTNLSGFGCFMQDHIADPMSYGIYIVDRRNIGLENSVQQLAHYMFDFARLSRRQRIIQRNRTERLSDLLDWRNLGIYYRQARIKALTTVYPELASEYAEGGVGRFNYPRPISEPPSPSSSRHTTPAASVHGSDDEDEVDDEKELEELRQTGAR; translated from the exons ATGTATCAACGGAGGAAATGGGTGATCAATATTGTCTCGTCGGTCCTTACAACGAGACCTCGGCACGTACAGAAGTCGAAGAGACAGACTTTCCGCATAACAGTCCATTACATTTGGCTGTACAAGTTTTACGCGATCaaggattcaaa AGCTTTTATTGAGGTTGTAACAGGAACATGGCTAGTGGATGGAAACCCTCAAATTATTCTCTTTGATATTGGAAGTGCAGCGTGGAAGTTGGACGAATACAAACAGGAACTATGGAACACTTGTAACGTTGGTATTCCTCATCTGGATATAGAAGCTAACGATGCGGTTATTCTCGGTTATCTCGTTTGTCAATTCATATCTGAATTCAG GCAAGCCGCAGAAGGATATTCGGATGTTCTTCCTCGTATAGTCGTTCATTGTCACGAATGGCAAGCCGGTGTCGGTTTAATCGCGTTGAGAACTAGACACGTAGACGTTGCCACGATATTCACTACACACGCTACCCTTCTTGGAAGATACCTTTGCGCGGGAAAGATtgatttttataataatttggataag TTTAACGTCGACGAAGAAGCGGGAAAACGGCAAATTTATCATAGATACTGTATGGAACGTGCAGCCGTACATTTGGCGCACATATTTACAACCGTTTCAGACATAACGGGTTTGGAGGCTGAACATTTGTTAAGACGAAAACCGGATATAATTACACCAAATGGACTGAACGTGAAAAAGTTCGCGGCACTGCACGAATTCCAAAATTTACACGCTGTTAGTAAGGAAAAGATACATGAATTTGTAAGAGGTCATTTTTACGG ACATTACGATTTTGATCTGGACAAAACTTTGTACTTCTTCATTGCCGGTCGCTACGAGTTTGGAAATAAAGGAGCCGACATATTTATCGAAGCTCTAGCAAGACTGAATCATTACTTGAAGACATCTAGATCCGATATAACTGTTGTGGCCTTCCTTATCTTTCCAGCACGGACTAATAATTTTAACGTGGAATCGTTACGAGGCCACGCT GTTACCAAATCGTTGAGAGACACAATTAACGATATACAACAGAAGATAGGAAAGCGCATGTACGAAGTGTGTCTGTCCGGTCGCATGCCCGACCCGCAAGATTTTCTAGAAAAAGAGGACACTATTAAAATCAAACG ATGCTTGTACGCTTTACAAAGGAACGGATTGCCGCCGGTTACCACGCATAACGTTATAGACGATTGGAACGATCCGATATTGAACGCAATTAGAAGATGTAATCTCTTTAACACGGTTAACGATCGAGTCAAG ATAGTATTCCATCCAGAATTCCTGTCGTCGACCAATCCATTGTTCGGCCTCGATTACGAAGAATTTGTCAGAGGCTGTCACTTGGGAGTTTTTCCATCGTACTATGAGCCTTGGGGCTACACCCCCGCGGAATGTACAGTTATGGGTATTCCCAGTATAACCACCAACTTATCCGGTTTCGGATGTTTCATGCAAGATCATATAGCTGATCCAATGAGTTATGGTATTTATATCGTGGATAGACGAAACATCGGGCTAGAAAACAGTGTTCAACAACTCGCGCATTACATGTTCGATTTTGCACGGTTAAGTCGGCGACAGCGTATCATTCAGAGAAATCGTACGGAACGTCTTAGCGATTTGCTTGACTGGAGAAATCTTGGCATT TATTACCGTCAAGCAAGAATAAAAGCGCTGACGACCGTTTATCCGGAACTAGCTTCCGAATACGCGGAAGGTGGAGTAGGTCGATTCAATTATCCTAGACCTATCAGCGAACCGCCATCGCCTTCCTCTTCGAGACATACTACTCCTGCTGCTTCCGTTCATGGATCCGACGATGAGGACGAAGTAGATGACGAGAAAGAG CTGGAAGAATTACGCCAAACAGGTGCCAGATAA
- the Glys gene encoding glycogen [starch] synthase isoform X1: MSRERVARRFYRVDSCNDLFEFMDRGYSAQHENRWNFEVAWEAANKVGGIYTVIRSKAYVSTEEMGDQYCLVGPYNETSARTEVEETDFPHNSPLHLAVQVLRDQGFKVVTGTWLVDGNPQIILFDIGSAAWKLDEYKQELWNTCNVGIPHLDIEANDAVILGYLVCQFISEFRQAAEGYSDVLPRIVVHCHEWQAGVGLIALRTRHVDVATIFTTHATLLGRYLCAGKIDFYNNLDKFNVDEEAGKRQIYHRYCMERAAVHLAHIFTTVSDITGLEAEHLLRRKPDIITPNGLNVKKFAALHEFQNLHAVSKEKIHEFVRGHFYGHYDFDLDKTLYFFIAGRYEFGNKGADIFIEALARLNHYLKTSRSDITVVAFLIFPARTNNFNVESLRGHAVTKSLRDTINDIQQKIGKRMYEVCLSGRMPDPQDFLEKEDTIKIKRCLYALQRNGLPPVTTHNVIDDWNDPILNAIRRCNLFNTVNDRVKIVFHPEFLSSTNPLFGLDYEEFVRGCHLGVFPSYYEPWGYTPAECTVMGIPSITTNLSGFGCFMQDHIADPMSYGIYIVDRRNIGLENSVQQLAHYMFDFARLSRRQRIIQRNRTERLSDLLDWRNLGIYYRQARIKALTTVYPELASEYAEGGVGRFNYPRPISEPPSPSSSRHTTPAASVHGSDDEDEVDDEKELEELRQTGAR; this comes from the exons ATGTCAAGGGAACGCGTAGCTAGAAGGTTTTATCGGGTGGACAGCTGCAAtgatttatttgaatttatgGATCGTGGATATTCGGCACAGCATGAGAACCGATGGAATTTTGAAGTTGCATGGGAGGCTGCTAACAAAG TCGGTGGTATATACACTGTAATACGCTCCAAAGCTTATGTATCAACGGAGGAAATGGGTGATCAATATTGTCTCGTCGGTCCTTACAACGAGACCTCGGCACGTACAGAAGTCGAAGAGACAGACTTTCCGCATAACAGTCCATTACATTTGGCTGTACAAGTTTTACGCGATCaaggattcaaa GTTGTAACAGGAACATGGCTAGTGGATGGAAACCCTCAAATTATTCTCTTTGATATTGGAAGTGCAGCGTGGAAGTTGGACGAATACAAACAGGAACTATGGAACACTTGTAACGTTGGTATTCCTCATCTGGATATAGAAGCTAACGATGCGGTTATTCTCGGTTATCTCGTTTGTCAATTCATATCTGAATTCAG GCAAGCCGCAGAAGGATATTCGGATGTTCTTCCTCGTATAGTCGTTCATTGTCACGAATGGCAAGCCGGTGTCGGTTTAATCGCGTTGAGAACTAGACACGTAGACGTTGCCACGATATTCACTACACACGCTACCCTTCTTGGAAGATACCTTTGCGCGGGAAAGATtgatttttataataatttggataag TTTAACGTCGACGAAGAAGCGGGAAAACGGCAAATTTATCATAGATACTGTATGGAACGTGCAGCCGTACATTTGGCGCACATATTTACAACCGTTTCAGACATAACGGGTTTGGAGGCTGAACATTTGTTAAGACGAAAACCGGATATAATTACACCAAATGGACTGAACGTGAAAAAGTTCGCGGCACTGCACGAATTCCAAAATTTACACGCTGTTAGTAAGGAAAAGATACATGAATTTGTAAGAGGTCATTTTTACGG ACATTACGATTTTGATCTGGACAAAACTTTGTACTTCTTCATTGCCGGTCGCTACGAGTTTGGAAATAAAGGAGCCGACATATTTATCGAAGCTCTAGCAAGACTGAATCATTACTTGAAGACATCTAGATCCGATATAACTGTTGTGGCCTTCCTTATCTTTCCAGCACGGACTAATAATTTTAACGTGGAATCGTTACGAGGCCACGCT GTTACCAAATCGTTGAGAGACACAATTAACGATATACAACAGAAGATAGGAAAGCGCATGTACGAAGTGTGTCTGTCCGGTCGCATGCCCGACCCGCAAGATTTTCTAGAAAAAGAGGACACTATTAAAATCAAACG ATGCTTGTACGCTTTACAAAGGAACGGATTGCCGCCGGTTACCACGCATAACGTTATAGACGATTGGAACGATCCGATATTGAACGCAATTAGAAGATGTAATCTCTTTAACACGGTTAACGATCGAGTCAAG ATAGTATTCCATCCAGAATTCCTGTCGTCGACCAATCCATTGTTCGGCCTCGATTACGAAGAATTTGTCAGAGGCTGTCACTTGGGAGTTTTTCCATCGTACTATGAGCCTTGGGGCTACACCCCCGCGGAATGTACAGTTATGGGTATTCCCAGTATAACCACCAACTTATCCGGTTTCGGATGTTTCATGCAAGATCATATAGCTGATCCAATGAGTTATGGTATTTATATCGTGGATAGACGAAACATCGGGCTAGAAAACAGTGTTCAACAACTCGCGCATTACATGTTCGATTTTGCACGGTTAAGTCGGCGACAGCGTATCATTCAGAGAAATCGTACGGAACGTCTTAGCGATTTGCTTGACTGGAGAAATCTTGGCATT TATTACCGTCAAGCAAGAATAAAAGCGCTGACGACCGTTTATCCGGAACTAGCTTCCGAATACGCGGAAGGTGGAGTAGGTCGATTCAATTATCCTAGACCTATCAGCGAACCGCCATCGCCTTCCTCTTCGAGACATACTACTCCTGCTGCTTCCGTTCATGGATCCGACGATGAGGACGAAGTAGATGACGAGAAAGAG CTGGAAGAATTACGCCAAACAGGTGCCAGATAA
- the Rept gene encoding ruvB-like helicase 2 rept produces MAAVAAAKVQEVREITRIERIGAHSHIRGLGLDDSLEPRHVSQGMVGQLMARRAAGVVLEMIKDGKIAGRAVLLAGQPGTGKTAIAMGMAQALGIDTPFTSMAGSEIYSLEMSKTEALTQAIRKSIGVRIKEETEIIEGEVVEIQVDRPATGVGAKVGKLTLKTTEMETIYDLGNKMIDSLMKEKVQAGDVITIDKATGKINRLGRSFTRARDYDATGSQTRFVQCPEGELQKRKEVVHTVTLHEVDVINSRTHGFLALFSGDTGEIKSEVRDQINAKVTEWREEGKAEIVPGVLFIDEVHMLDIECFSFLNRALENEMAPVVIMATNRGITRIRGTNYKSPHGIPIDLLDRMIIVPTSPYQEKELKEILKIRCEEEDCEMADDALTVLTRIALETSLRYAIQLITTASLVSRRRKSMEVNIDDVKRVYSLFLDENRSTQFLKEYQDDFMFNEMPEESMEIS; encoded by the exons ATGGCG GCTGTCGCAGCTGCGAAAGTTCAAGAAGTTCGCGAGATCACCAGGATAGAAAGGATCGGCGCTCATTCTCATATCAGAGGCTTAGGATTAGACGATAGCTTGGAACCACGACAT GTGTCGCAAGGCATGGTCGGTCAGCTGATGGCACGCAGAGCCGCCGGTGTTGTTCTCGAGATGATTAAAGACGGTAAAATAGCAGGCAGAGCCGTACTGTTGGCAGGCCAGCCTGGTACCGGAAAAACTGCCATCGCCATGGGAATGGCACAAGCGTTAGGGATAGATACTCCGTTCACTTCGATGGCAGGGTCCGAGATATATTCTTTAGAGATGAGTAAGACGGAAGCGTTGACTCAGGCTATTAGAAAGTCTATCGGCGTTAGAATCAAGGAAGAAACAGAGATTATAGAAGGAGAAGTAGTTGAGATTCAGGTGGACAGACCCGCGACTGGTGTAGGTGCCAAAGTTGGTAAACTGACACTGAAAACGACAGAGATGGAAACAATTTACGATCTAGGGAACAAAATGatcgatagtttgatgaaagaAAAA GTACAAGCTGGAGATGTGATCACGATCGACAAAGCGACGGGGAAAATAAACAGACTAGGAAGGTCGTTCACCAGAGCTCGTGATTACGATGCAACCGGTTCGCAGACTCGCTTCGTGCAATGTCCCGAGGGTGAATTGCAAAAACGCAAAGAGGTTGTACACACAGTGACCTTGCACGAAGTCGATGTCATAAACAGTAGAACCCACGGGTTTTTGGCGTTATTCTCCGGTGATACGGGAGAAATCAAGTCGGAGGTACGGGACCAAATAAACGCTAAGGTTACCGAATGGCGCGAGGAGGGAAAGGCGGAAATCGTTCCAGGTGTTTTGTTCATCGACGAAGTTCACATGCTCGACATCGAATGTTTCTCGTTCCTGAATCGAGCGCTTGAAAATGAGATGGCACCTGTCGTTATCATGGCTACGAATAGAG GTATCACGAGGATCAGAGGAACGAATTACAAAAGCCCCCACGGTATTCCGATAGATTTGTTGGACCGTATGATTATCGTTCCAACCAGTCCGTATCAAGAGAAAGAGTTGAAAGAAATTTTGAAAATAAGATGCGAGGAAGAAGATTGCGAAATGGCAGATGACGCTTTAACAGTTCTCACTAGGATCGCTTTAGAAACGTCGTTGAGATACGCTATTCAGTTAATTACAACGGCCTCGTTGGTTAGTCGCCGAAGAAAGAGTATGGAA GTGAACATTGACGACGTAAAGCGTGTTTATTCGCTGTTTCTCGATGAAAATAGGTCTACTCAGTTTCTTAAGGAATATCAAGATGACTTTATGTTCAATGAAATGC CGGAGGAATCGATGGAGATATCGTAA
- the LOC143425219 gene encoding uncharacterized protein LOC143425219, with protein sequence MPRLPCFLLICIFAAIAMANAKPTIYKRNQDNVFEPVMVPVSSTVIPLPVYKVEYGLGFISKDKKAQSSFKPEGGLKLITIKKSQEKKT encoded by the exons ATGCCGCGGCTTCCGTGCTTCCTCCTGATTTGTATTTTCGCGGCAATCGCGATGGCCAACGCGAAACCTACGATATACAAAAGGAATCAGGACAACGTGTTCGAGCCAG TAATGGTGCCGGTATCATCCACGGTAATCCCTCTTCCCGTATACAAAGTGGAATACGGTTTGGGATTTATATCGAAAGATAAGAAGGCTCAGTCGTCGTTCAAGCCGGAGGGAGGACTTAAACTGATAACGA TCAAGAAAAGCCAAGAGAAGAAAACGTAG